The Trichoderma asperellum chromosome 6, complete sequence region TAACTGCGTCTTTCAGCCAGCCTCAGGACACACTAGCGTCGTATTCCTATGTCAACCAGCATTGATTCAAGAGGGGCCTTCTTGTCTACGCGAGACATCGTACACACTTTTAGTTTGCTAACACCACAGCTTACTACAAGCACAAACAAGGGGAAAGAGTTGGACAGCTTTAGCGTGGTATTACTAGCTACTGTATAGTCTCTactataatatcttaatctGGTTATAATTGAAGGGCATAATATTACAGTTCTCGAAGCAAGACGATGGATTCCATAAGCTATGGTTTATCTTACGTTGACCATGTTAAAAATTTCCCGAGACAGTCTCTCTCATGGGTGCCACCTAGAACGAGACAACAAGACGTGCCCCGCATGTATATGAAGTAACTCCAACAAATCAATTGCTTTCAACATCCACGTATGTTGCTGGTATGACGGGCTCAGACGAAAGTGAATGTGATACTAAGATGTAAATACATCATACACTTCATATTATACTGTATCACTCACACCGGTATAGCGATATCAACGCGAGGGTGCATGCAGGGCCGTCTTACTATGGCTTTGAGGGCAGACCAATGGATTTCCTTGCCGGTGCCTCAGCCGGTGGACAGGCAGCCGGTGAACGTTGCTAAACTGCTGCGTGCATTAGCTTCTATGCAGTTCTCAAAGGAGATAACAGTGCGTCTGAAGCTGAAATCCTCTGATTCCCGCGGGTACATCACTAGGCTAGTGGCCAAGCCCGATCAGCAAGCTGCATACGCAGAATATGCTGTTTCCAAATGGAGATGAGCCGCGGGTAATTTTCAACTTTTCTTTCCGAGTTACACAGCGCACTGCTGTATGACCTTGAGCACATACTGCAGTAGCCCGGCGGCATGTAGCGAATATTTCACCGACTGAAAAAATGGCCCGAGACATAGTGAACGGGAGAATCATTCTGCTACAGCGTTTTCACTATACCATGTAGAACCTGATACGTCAGACTCGGCGGATGATGTAAGGGCGGTGCAACATTGGTGCTGAGGAGAAGCGATTCGCTGTGCGTGTTTGAGTGAAGATGTCGTTTTTATTCATCAGTGTGATGCAACCGAACGCATGCATTCCACAGTTCCAAGCAGCACAGAGGGCTTGTAATTTGGTGGCTGGGGCGAAAACAAACGAACTTGTTTATTCCTTCTTTCCCTAGGCTAATTAACCGGTATACATGTAGCCTTGATATACTGGACTGGGTGCTGCGGCATGATTGGCAGCATATATTACAGGGCTACGGCGATGCTGCGAATTGTACCTTTGCAACCGAGGCATGCCGAGAAGTTGTTTTCACGCGGGCACAAGTACTATTTCAAGTTTGGTCTCTATTACTTACTGCTTTAGGATATGCGGCATCCTGCACAACAAAGCTACATTACAAAACGCCTCGGGGCACAAGCGTAGTGTAGTCATCTGAAAGccatattatagtattacaTATGCAAATGCCCTTTGTACCGTGATGCCAAGTAATCATACATTCGTTCATCTATTAGGTACCTAGCCGGGTCACCATCCGCTCCCGCAGCCCTCCATCAAGCCATTCAGGATTCGCGCCCTCAGGTATTCATCCCTCCAACTCTCACCACTACGTCGCCACCACCTGCATGTATCTCTGCCAAACCCTCACAAACGTAATCACCGCCATAAGGGCCCACGCCTCCCCCAGCTCACCGGTTGCCCCACTGTTAAGGAACTGGAACTTGGCAGCCTTTCTCAGGCTCATGGATGAATCCGCCCAGACAGCCAATATCTCCCCAGCTGGGAGCTCATTCTCAgattcgtcttcgtcctccGCGTCACTCGCAATTACGCGCCTTAATTTCCACCCGTGAGTCCATTCGTTCAAATCCTTCACCTCCTTGCGTCCTGAGCCCACCCACTCAAATCTCTGAACGCGTCGCGTTgttttctccccctctctGGTGTCCACAACCGCGGCAAATGAAAAGACGTCCGTCAAGCCCTTTCTTCGGCGAGACATTTTCTCATCAATGACTTCTTGGCCCGGCCCAAGAGGGGGCAGCGTGACTGCATCTCCCATCCCCGACTTACCAGTGTTGCGCACAGCGGCCAGCGGCGGGTGTTCCAGAGTAGGGCCGTTGTACATGATTAGATCCCCCCACCAGCCTTCCGGTAGGTTGAAGACATAAAGTGGCTCGGAAGGAGCGTGGCCGAGGATCATTTTGAACTTCTTCCATGAGGGATCGTAGTAAAGCTCAAAAGTACTGGGGAATGTAACTCCAGCAAGGGTCGCGTTGTGGATTTTCTGGTGGGCTTCTTTTGACTCGGCGCCACCCATGATTGCTAGTAGTAATAGAGGAGTATTAGGTGTAGTAGTAGATTGTGCTATTATTGTAAAATGAGAAATACACTCAATTCGCAGTCTTTTTATGCTGGTATTGAGAGGAGATGTAGTTTCAATGCAAGTAATTTTCATGAAATTCTCTCCACACTCgctgctatatataattgtTAATTTTCTCCATCCTCGCTGGCAAGAAAACCCTCAATTTCTCCTGGGCTCCGTCATGATTTCCAAATGCGGTAATACGCAGCGCTGGCAAGGCGTTGGGCCACATCAAGGCTCATTAGGAAGCAGGATCACTCCGCACAGCCACATTGCATAGCCAACGTGCTCGACCTAGGCCTAGCTTCTTTTCAAGAGAAGCTCATGGGttctataaaaaattaaggtTACGCGTAGTGAGTAGAATCACCCGTAAGCTTATATGCTATCGAATGATTGATTTTGATTGATTTCCATTTGCTTTTGCCAAGGTTTAATGAGCACTGCCGCAGCCGGGATAATTGCGGCGCATAACCCATGAAATGGCCTGATTCCTACTCGAGATCACATTTGCAGTAGTTGACAGTGAAGgaaataaacaaaaatagCTAGAATAAATCTATCCGACACTTCCATCTTTGCTATGGCAGGATCTAAACTTAAGATGGTTTTAGGCGctctttgcagcagcagcatcaactgCATCCGCCATCTCCTTCATGTTCTTGAACTTCCACGAATAGGCCACTCTCTCTTCATACTCTTTCGGATCTCCACCCATCACACTCTCAACTTCCTCCCCCCGTTCAATCCACGCGCTCGCTATGCCAATCTGCTTCGCAGGCACATGATCGTGATGCAAGCTTTGTGCTGTATGCAAGatatcttccttcttcacgCCTAGGTCCTCGTCGCAGTGCCCAATGAGATATTGGAAGTTTCTCAAGTCGGGTTTGTACGAGCCAATTTCCTGCGCCGTGTATATAGCGTCAAAGGGAAAGCCCAGAAACTGCTTTTCAAGCGTGCGCTTGAACGAATCAAGATCTAcattggagatgatgaccaGCTTGAAGTGCTTGTGCAGCCGAGTCAGGGCATCAAGAGTGTCTGGGTAAATGGGCCAGCTGCCAACACTGTATCCAAactcggccttggcctcttgGTCGGCGGCGACACCTAGCTCAGCGGCGAGATTGCCATAAGCTTCAGCTAGAACGGTATGATAGAGGTAGGTCGGATTGGCAGTCTGAACGAGGCCCTCGTGCCGAACTATAGCACGAAGCAATCCGAGACGGTCATTCTTGAGAGGATGCGAGTCATCAAGCTGCTGGTACAGAGGCCGAAGGTTGTTGTAAATGCCAGACTCCCAGTCCACAAGGGTGCCGTAGCAGTCGAAAGTGAGAGCCTTGAAAGTGTTGATTGCTCTTGTCGTTGTCATGTTTtctgtctttctttcttcttaatttcgtttcttctctttttggtTATCGATTCGGTTGATACAGGATACGAAACCACTGCCTTTGCTCAATTAGCCCAACAGCGTGTCAAACTCGCGGATGCTATTTATCCCCACTGATAGGTAATCGCATGAAAGCATGAAACTTGGGCCGTGCAATACCCCTCCAATTACCACTATAGAAGATATGAACGACGCGGGGTCTTCAGCGCGGGGCAACTCCATAAGACGCTGCTGCAAGGCGTTCTCTGGCCGCATTCCCATAATCACACTGAGTATTTTACCTCACGTAATGTAGCTACTACCGGGGCGGCTGTAAACGGTAATTCCTAATCGGGAAGTCGTATTACATCATCCACCGTGGCGCTCAGAATTCGCCAAAACAGCGGCCACCACATATCGGATTGCCATTTCTCGTTCTGAAAATCTTCTATAGCCCCTATAGCAATCAGAGATTATACTCCATAGCATTATCTGCCTAATTGCAACTTGAGATGTAAAGATTAAGGCAAGTAACATGTGATTTCCAAGGCCATGAGGTGGCAAGGTCAGCCAAAACTATGTAAGCTTTTCCTTGCTTACAATTTTCGAGTTGGATAAAACTTGTGCCAGAGGAGGAGATTCACAGGCATGCAATCATATTTATTGATGTCGGCCCTAGTATATTATTGGTATCTATTCGATATGGCAGCATGAACAAACTGCTACGTATGTGCGCCTGGACATCTCAACGAACTATGATGCTCCAATAATAAGAAGCTTCAGTCGCATAGAATATGGACTAAATCTATGAGTCAGAAAGATAGAAAAGGTAGCCCAGCAGCAGTCTCTCATAAAAGTGCCATAGTCAGGGATGCCGTCTCTCGATCGAAGCTATAGCCGGAACCTTTACCCAATAGCTCGGCAAATCTTGCAGTTTCGAAGCGCACAAAATCCCGCTTTCTAATCAAGCTGATAAGTTACAGTGATGAATGCTATTACATATAAGATTCGGGGCCGGACCGTATTTCAACTCAGCCATCACCTATCAAAAGCCATTAGTAGTGGCCGTTCCCTAGTAGGCAATGATACAACCTAAGTTGGCAAAGCAAATTATATGCCATATTTAATATTCTATTCAATCTATTCAGTATGGAATGACTTTCTTGAAAGAactttatcttaaataaCCAATGATCTCCGCTACTTTTCCCTGCTCACGCCTCTATAGGTCTATCATTAAACTGGACTCAGATTTTATGATTCACGATGCGGCCACTACACGTTGAGTATCTGTTTAAAAATAGTCCAACGAGGGTTTGCCTCCGGAAGCCGGCTTTGTAGAGCCGCCAATACTGTCTAAAATCTCTAGAGCCAGGTTAAGCCGCGTTGTAACATCTTTGATCTATATACGGCATTAGCCATACGCAAACCGCTTTGTTCTTCAAAGAGTCAATATCCTTACCCGCGTGTCGTTTGTCTTATCAAACATTTCATAGTGGTTTGAGTCTACATCAAGTACTGCTTTGATAAACTCTGGTGTATTACCTGCCCAGCCTAGGGTACGATCGTTGCGATACTTGTCTATTATGAACGGCTGAGTCCTGCCTTCAGGGAGAGGCATAGGCTCAGTGCACCGAAGCAAGACTGTAGGCGGCGTAATTAGTAATGCTTTTTCAGGCTGCGATTCCTCCAGCGGCTTATACTGTGGCACTTCAATCGGTGACCATATTCCATTGAAGGGCTTATACAGCACTTTCCCAGGTGGAACAGAATAGCGTCTTCCATCAACACCAAAGAAGATAAATTTGCCATCGCACGCAGGACCGTCCCATTTAGGCACCTCCCAGTTCTCAAGCATCTCATCGCAGCGGTCGAAACATTTCTGCACAGCTTCTGGGATATTTTCAATGACAGGATCGTCGGTGGGCCCCTCTTCTTGGTTGTATGGAGTGTGATATGGCGTGTCCATCATCACGATACCCAAAATCCTGATCTTAGCTTCAGGGTCCTCAGCCAAGAAGCGCGCAACAGTCAGGGACAGATATCCACCAAGAGACCAGCCTGTGACACAGGACGACATAGAGACGTTAGTCTGACAGAAACTAGAGTTGCGGGTTGCAACGCGCATCAGAGCCAGTCACCTAGCAGAAATCCTACAGGATAACGAGCACAGGTATGGAATAGCACGCGCTGCTCATTCTGCACCTACCGCCCAGCAAGATATCGCCCTTGATGCCCGCATCATTCATATATCCGATGTACAGCCGCGCCATCTCATCTAAGCCGCCTTCAAAGGCACCTCCATCGAAGAAATGAGGATTATGAATTGCCCATACATCGCGATAAAGATTCCCCAGCATAAAATAACCAAATGTTGTGCCACCTCCATCGTGGATTAAAACTAACGGTGGTGACGGATTTGCCCGCTTATAAGCCGGCGAGATTTGGACTTTGATGGGATTGGGTCCGCCTTCGTACATTTTGAATAGATGCTACTGTGTAtgaatatttaataataacagAATTGAGAAAATTAAACAATGGCGCAAACAATGCGTACGCTCTAAAAAGACGTATGTCAGCACTCTATCAGGCTCTCCGCAACCGCAGCCCAAAGTGCGTCTGTCTTACGTTCCACATTGCTAGCCGGACGAAAGCTATTCCATCCCGGTAGATTCAATGTTCTTTTTCTACGAAGGAACAGTCGTCTTAGTATAGCAATGGAAGTTATGTAAGCCCGTGCTCTCAAAATTCCAGAGTCCATGATCAAACACAGGGATATTATTGCGGGTGCGCTGCGGATCCGCGATGTTAACACACCAACCGCTCATAATATACCACCAATACTAGTAGCAGTTTGATGCCCTGACGAAGCGGTTGTGGTGATCAGTTAGATGGGAGCTCCGCTATAAATGGGCTGGAATCGAGATTGGGGCATCCACAGGGGAGACGCTCTATTTTGGGTCTAATCGCGATTTAGTTGTCACTGCTGCTACGAGCGCAATTCTGAGAGTAAGAAGTGAACAAGTATCCCCGCATTGGTATCAAAATGAGGcagaataataatattaagaaaACGTAGCTGCTTTTCTCATGCCAGTTGAATAGTATCCCATCGCCAACATATCAAGTTGCCCAGCAGTAGCTAATACTTCAAGTttccgccatcgccagccaccCGTAGGCTAACCGGCCCCAATCGTGATCGGCAATTCTGGCGGGTTGACAGCTTGACAGGTAAGCACTTCGCCCTAGGATCCATATTTTGACAATTGTTACCGTTATCCTGCTGTGATAATATGGGCTGTGAGCAGGCTAACGACTCTCCCTTGCTGTGGTCTTGTCTCAGAACGGTGTTAAGGCACGCCTTTGGATCGGGGCGGCTCTGTGTTACCAACAGGAACTTCAAATTTGAGGCTTTCTCTCCCTACCTAAGAAGTGGGTGCCTCGTACGAGTAATACCTTGCATTTGCGCCCTCTCGCTTGTTCCACGTCCGCTACCTACACGTACCTAGCAATGAGCGAAATTACCTACGCTTTTGCCACGTTCTTAGTGTATATGCAGGGAGAAAAGGCACGAGCACACGCAAATGCCGTCGCCACGCTTCTAGTGCATATACGAGGTTGCATCGCATTTAATTTTGAAAGGCTTCCGagaaaagttaaagtatacaATCGGAAGCAGGACAAAAATATGGAGCAAGTCATAATTACTATCATACCGATATGAAATATGCCATAGCACGAGTGAATATGCTGTGCTCCGTGGCACTATGCAGGAGTAGTAACAAGGAATAGAGAATAGAGTATTGACCAGATCTTTTTTCCCGCCGCGATCGCTGCATTAGCTAGGGCTAAGGAGAGCAGGGGCAGAGACAAGGGGCAATGGCAAGCCACCTCATCACTTTTCATTTTTCGCCCTAAACTGTATTTACTGGAGATTACTCAGATTGCTCCCATCTGAGTAATATGATACCTACCTCTTTAGGTCTGCGAGCAAGTGTCGAAGGGAGCAAAGGATTGAGTTTGAGCTTCAGGTTAAACTGGTAATGCaaaggaggaaagagaaCCAACGAAATTATAATGTCAAATACCTACATGTCAGTATGGTCTAATTCTAATTCTATCTGAATATATAGTGCCTTTATATCCCCAGATACCTCGCTGTCTGCAATATATCGAACATCTATGAGTTTAAATTAATCGCTTAAAAAGTAGACAAAACGAATTAATTACCGGTAGTCAGCAGCGAAAATACTTACAGGTTGTTACAAGTAATTCTGAACCTAGGTTACCTATACGCAATCATATCGCTTGGACGCTTGCCCACGGTATCGGATGTCGCATAATGCACCCTTTCATATCTCTGTTCTCTAATACCAGTGTGTAATTTATACTGACGTTAGTGTTAGCTCTCCTATATTAAGATCTATTAAGCTTAGAATTGGACTATTATGGTAACAGCATTCATggttctttctttatttatcaTATATATCTATGGTCTTGGAAGTTGATATACCTTGGATGGTAATTTTCCCAAAATGTTGACCGGGAAGTAATGTCGATAGAAAGCATGAGCTCTTCTCTTAAGaatttattcttcttccataTAAATATCGACTTATTTAAGAGCTTAGTATTAAGCTCTAGGTCAACgatgtttatataaatatcccATATTCGGGGAACGGCATCTCAGTTATGTTCGAGCttgtatatttctttattatgcGGACTTTTTTTACATTACTCTGAAACGTTCTCAAGTATATGTGgatagttatagtttcttatgCACTAAGTATGTCGATATATTTACAAAATGTTAATAGTCAACACagtaaaagctatattatataccaTATAAAGGTAAAACATTATGGCCTGTGAAACTCGTCGGTTACTCTACTTATTAAACGAAAGATAACATTGTGCAGTACAGTATTATAAGGCTATTACTGGAAACTCGATCTAATTGAAGTGATTTTACATATAGCCTCGGCATTTCTCATGATAAACTACGTTAAGAATGCTCAAGTATGTCGGCTTTATTACGATACCGTACCGTTTATACTGCTCTGCATTAATCTCATCGACTACCAAGTATTGTTCAGGATGTTCCGGGTGGCACTTTATTTGTCTCTCATAACGTggaattattaaatagataAGCCAGAGGTAGTTGCCATAAGGGTCAAGGCCTATATATCGAATCGCGAATATTGCACtactttctttatatatccCCATAATATACTAACCTATACTATATGTAAGCTGTTTTAAGAAGCAAGAGGTTCATCGATTGGCACAAACGGATCAGTCGAAATGAGGATCAAACACTCATAAGGTCTATGTATAGAATTTTAGACTATTAAGGCCAAGATTCCAATGACAATCATTTGTAAATAAGGGAGCTTAGGTAAATTGCCCGTCAGTGGGCTATTTCACTCATCATTGAGGACATATAGACCTTAGTACGCTCAATATAGTCTTGCAGTAGGTACTTCTTGAGGAAATAAGCAGTGATGGAGCCGAACCACGAAATGGTACTCATATTTTTAGATTTCTGATCAAGGCTACTTGAATTgaatatgtatatataaattaattatttgcTAAAATGTTTAATTTCACTTTTTCTCGTTACCGCTCGATGCTAATAATCAAAAACCCAATGGCGCCGCAACTGCCCAACTGAGCGCCATGCGCCAAGGTCACCAACAACCCATCTGGGATGccagttttttattttcagtCACAGCAATAAATATTTCAATGTATGAACTGAATAAGATAGGGAACAAATCAAAACCTATGTTAATATCGCACGACCATTAACCTTTGTCGTAAATGCGATATCTCCATGACATCTTGCCTCTGTATACATGCGCACCGTCATACGAATGATGAcataaaaaagggggggaaccTTTCTTCAGACATGAATAAAAAGATTCAATGAAATGTTATCATCGAATACTTTGTGCCTGGGAGTGATCTCTAAAGTAGATCCAGGGGCTGGTTGCAGCCGTAAGCTGAGATCGTTGCGTATAGAGCAGACGCATAGAATTCGTGCAAGAACAGCGCAATAACCCAGCCACGATGAGTAAAATGAGCctttaagataataaagcCAACGGTGCGTATTATTATCTCAGAGGCATGCGCCAATAATCTGCAACAATTGGTCGTTGGGTATTCGTCCTGAGAAGTTCGTGAGGAGAGTTGTTGCGAGTGCCGTATTCGAGCGGTCTCTCTGCCATGAATTGCGGCTGTCAAATGATAAGGCCATCCCTAGCGCCCATGAGTTGGGTAACTTGATGAGCGTTAGATTGTATTCATAAAGTATGACACAGCCATTCCACAATTACTCACCTGGTCTTGAATAGATCGCTTCAAATCAACAAGGGCTTCAGCGGTAGAAACCTGGTTAGTGATCTCGTGTAAGTCGAGAAGAGGGGTAATCTTGGCCATTAGAGGATTGTGGGCACTGGCAGCCTCAGATTTCAGCATAGACTCGGCTGTTTTGAGTATTTCCTCTTGGAAACCACGGCGCTCCCACGCGCTCCAATGCTTGGTTGCTTGAAATACATCGTCAATGACTTTAGGCAAGCGCCTATTACGGCTCAGTCGCTGCTCATTAGCTAGAAAGGAGGCCTCTCCAAAGTTGCCACAGTAATACGCAGATACAAGGGCATCAAAGCTATCAAAGCCAGCTGCTCGAACTTTCTCCATGATGCCCTCCATTCGCTCGTCTAGAGAGATGGTTTCCTGAGCTAGTTGAGGCATTGGAGATATAATACTGGAGCCGGAGCCAGTAATTTCATGGCAGTCTAGCACTGCATTAGGAGTGGTGGGTGCTGAGAAGGGAAGCAtattattgttgttgttatggTTGTTGTCATTATGAGATGGTGGCGACGGCGACTCAATTTTCGACATGGTACCTGTTTTCCATACTTCCACGTTGGTATTCAAAGAATATTCCATAGCCTCTGCATGGGTGGGCGAGAAGGCGCTGACGCAGGGAACTTGCTCAGCCTGGATGATGCTTTCCAAGGCTATATCCAAGTCAGCCCTCGTGGCCCTTTTCACCAACAGAGGGCTAGAGGCTTCAGGCTGAAACTCACCTTGCGATGGTACGCCACTACCGGAAGGATACGAAGGGACGAAGTTGAGTTGCTGCTGAAGGCTATTCAGGCGGTTCAACAAGTGAGTCTGAAAACGCAAGCAGTCGAGTACGAATTCGTGAGGCAGCCTGGAGCTTTGATCAACCATAGGTTGGTTTGGTGGAGATAGTAGGCCCCCAGCCTCTAGGTGAGTCTGTGCTTGCGGTGGACTGTTTAGGTCATTTCGAGGTATTGGTGGGAATATGGGCTCTGTCCCATCAGCAGTGGGCTCTTCGTACACGGCCGGCTGCATCGAAGAAAGCACTTGGCTAGGAGAGCTTTTGTTCTGAGACATAGGAGACAGAGGAGACTCGATGCCTGGCATTTGATTGATGGCTGTAAAGCCGCGAACCGCTGCTGCGGAAGTAGATGAATCACTGCTTTTTGGGAGTGGCTGTTGGGCTTTATCCTGCTCCCGGCCTTCTAGACGGGCTTGCAGCTCACCAAGACGTGCCTTCATACGGTGACCTGTGATTTTAAGCCATTGATAGTCAGCAAACATATTTTATGTCCAAGCTAATCTCTTCTCTCGACCTCGATAAATAGCAGGAAGTGGCTCTAAGAGCAAGAGCGAGAAGCATTGAGGGCGGGGCAAACATACGGTATGTTCTTTGAGCAACACGGTTCtgtatctttttcttctccttggggTCTTCTACTTTCGTCCAGTCGTCTTCCTCCCGCATGTATACCGGGTAGTTTGGCAATACTacctgctttttcttcttggctgATGGAGTGTGAATGGGAGTGGTCGTGATATCTGCAGGATCAACTGTATCTGGAGGTGTAGAGTATTTTGGCGTGACTTCTAAAGGCATAACGTCCGGTTGTAATTGGTAGCCTGAGTCATGCGGTGAAGTTGAAGGAGATGTTACTGAGGTAGAGGGAGCTGaaactgaagctgaagcgACTAGaggggaggatgaggaagatgagggaTACTCCCAAACGAGCGTTGAGAAGGACATATTATCTGCCGTGGAGCTATTTGGCGAGTAATATTAAGCAAGTCGTAGGTTGAGACCAGATAAGATGGAATATTCCGAGAAAGCCTAGAAGATTGATGCCAATAAAATTAGATTACAAGTCAATAGCGGCCGCGGCTGATATAAGTATGAGTTCTTCAAGCTGTGATTTAGAGCTGTGATGCATCTTATACCACGTAAACGGGGGCTATAGTATTAGCAGCAGTTCATCCCACCAAACAGGTCGAAGCTTCCATAGCGCCTCCGCCAAACGTCTCAAGCTTTCTAGCCTATCAGCACCACGCGGGCACATGTATCCAAACTCCCTGTACGCAGTACAAGGACAAGGTTCTGGTGCTGCTCTTTGCCTAAGCCAACAGCGGCAACGCAAGCACCAGGTATAGATACGCACCCCATGATTCTCAGCCCGTGGACCTACGTACATAGTTACTTGTGGCCAGGGGAAATTCAGGGGTGTGCATGTAACGAAATGAtctctcctccctcctcccTACATACATGCACTCAAAAACGGCGTGTTCATTGATGTATCCACACGGAGAGAATTACCTGTAAGTCTGCTAGTACTACCCCCGATACTAGTAGTAGATCTACTAGAAGCATGTATCCacaccctcttcttctcaaatgGCCAAACAGGCACAACATATCCTGGTCCAGTGGGAGCCTTGTTTCCCAACCATCACGAATGGGGCGAATGGGTGTCATTCTTGCTGTACGCAGTGTATATGCAATCAGGTATTCCTTGTCATAGGTTGGTAGTACCTACCTTAGCACCTGCTTTAGCTCCAAACTAAGGGTATACTATTCATGCAGCGGAACAAGAGAGCAtcttttctcgcttcttgCTCCAAAGACGACGTTGGGCAGCCATCGTTGTTGGCCATAGAGCGGCAGACAGGCATGAGCGCAAGCACAGAATTAGGCCGGCAGGGCATGTGGATATAGCGAACAAAGCGGCCTACCAGGTTGAGCAGGGCACTGGTTTGTATGTAACTGTCGGTGCTGTAAACCCACTTGCATCCAGTCCTGTGCATCGGCGCCAGCAACTTACAAGTAGGTATACCAGATATGCCGCCCTGCATCAAGCAGCACTACAAGGCCAGAATATATCAGGAAGAATAGAATGTCGGAAACATCTGAGAGCAATGTAGATTAACGTCGATAATAGATATTGATTGTCATTTAATTGTTAAATAACATGCTTTGATTAGGATGCACTATTCAGGAAGACGCGTCATTTACGGATCGCATATAGCCCCTGCTATCTTTAGGTACGACAATACTAGGACGCCAACAATATAGagcaaagcaaaataaaTCAACACAGAATAGGAATTTGTTCTCAACCGAACTTTCATTCccactctcctctcctctgcaACCTCTTTCTCTATCTTTTGGAAATATATACATCCATTTTTGTGTGTCCAGCTATTTATTGGACATCATCCAACCTGTTTTGTAGGCCATCCCGTTTGCCGGGTCATTGGATCAACTCACACCGAAAGAATAAGCGTGTTCTGGTCCAGCTAGCCACTCAATTTCCACTTACATGGTCTCATATCGACTCGCTTCCGAGGTTTTTAATTTGCCCATCCCGGAGATTCTTCCGACTCAACCATGCTATCCTCCTATTATCCCTTGATGTCTTATAGTAATGGGGTGACGTCGCAGCCACTTAGAAACGCTGTTGTCGGTATCCAAGCAGCGAGCTGGTATTTGCCCGGCATGATATTTTGCCAACTGCATGTCGCCGCAGCACTAGCGGACTCTATGTGTGAGATGGCGATTCATATCCAGAGCTCATCGTACATCCCCAAGCCTGTGGCGTAGCTAATATGAGATCACAACCGCAgccttcatttctttttcgctATGCCATTCCAGAAATGGATGCCCATCGC contains the following coding sequences:
- a CDS encoding uncharacterized protein (antiSMASH:Cluster_6.7~EggNog:ENOG41), with translation MGGAESKEAHQKIHNATLAGVTFPSTFELYYDPSWKKFKMILGHAPSEPLYVFNLPEGWWGDLIMYNGPTLEHPPLAAVRNTGKSGMGDAVTLPPLGPGQEVIDEKMSRRRKGLTDVFSFAAVVDTREGEKTTRRVQRFEWVGSGRKEVKDLNEWTHGWKLRRVIASDAEDEDESENELPAGEILAVWADSSMSLRKAAKFQFLNSGATGELGEAWALMAVITFVRVWQRYMQVVAT
- a CDS encoding uncharacterized protein (antiSMASH:Cluster_6.7~EggNog:ENOG41), with protein sequence MTTTRAINTFKALTFDCYGTLVDWESGIYNNLRPLYQQLDDSHPLKNDRLGLLRAIVRHEGLVQTANPTYLYHTVLAEAYGNLAAELGVAADQEAKAEFGYSVGSWPIYPDTLDALTRLHKHFKLVIISNVDLDSFKRTLEKQFLGFPFDAIYTAQEIGSYKPDLRNFQYLIGHCDEDLGVKKEDILHTAQSLHHDHVPAKQIGIASAWIERGEEVESVMGGDPKEYEERVAYSWKFKNMKEMADAVDAAAAKSA
- a CDS encoding putative secondary metabolism biosynthetic enzyme (antiSMASH:Cluster_6.7~EggNog:ENOG41) — encoded protein: MRVATRNSSFCQTNVSMSSCVTGWSLGGYLSLTVARFLAEDPEAKIRILGIVMMDTPYHTPYNQEEGPTDDPVIENIPEAVQKCFDRCDEMLENWEVPKWDGPACDGKFIFFGVDGRRYSVPPGKVLYKPFNGIWSPIEVPQYKPLEESQPEKALLITPPTVLLRCTEPMPLPEGRTQPFIIDKYRNDRTLGWAGNTPEFIKAVLDVDSNHYEMFDKTNDTRIKDVTTRLNLALEILDSIGGSTKPASGGKPSLDYF
- a CDS encoding putative secondary metabolism biosynthetic enzyme, variant 2 (antiSMASH:Cluster_6.7~EggNog:ENOG41), which encodes MYEGGPNPIKVQISPAYKRANPSPPLVLIHDGGGTTFGYFMLGNLYRDVWAIHNPHFFDGGAFEGGLDEMARLYIGYMNDAGIKGDILLGGWSLGGYLSLTVARFLAEDPEAKIRILGIVMMDTPYHTPYNQEEGPTDDPVIENIPEAVQKCFDRCDEMLENWEVPKWDGPACDGKFIFFGVDGRRYSVPPGKVLYKPFNGIWSPIEVPQYKPLEESQPEKALLITPPTVLLRCTEPMPLPEGRTQPFIIDKYRNDRTLGWAGNTPEFIKAVLDVDSNHYEMFDKTNDTRIKDVTTRLNLALEILDSIGGSTKPASGGKPSLDYF
- a CDS encoding uncharacterized protein (antiSMASH:Cluster_6.7~EggNog:ENOG41), coding for MSFSTLVWEYPSSSSSSPLVASASVSAPSTSVTSPSTSPHDSGYQLQPDVMPLEVTPKYSTPPDTVDPADITTTPIHTPSAKKKKQVVLPNYPVYMREEDDWTKVEDPKEKKKIQNRVAQRTYRHRMKARLGELQARLEGREQDKAQQPLPKSSDSSTSAAAVRGFTAINQMPGIESPLSPMSQNKSSPSQVLSSMQPAVYEEPTADGTEPIFPPIPRNDLNSPPQAQTHLEAGGLLSPPNQPMVDQSSRLPHEFVLDCLRFQTHLLNRLNSLQQQLNFVPSYPSGSGVPSQGEFQPEASSPLLVKRATRADLDIALESIIQAEQVPCVSAFSPTHAEAMEYSLNTNVEVWKTGTMSKIESPSPPSHNDNNHNNNNNMLPFSAPTTPNAVLDCHEITGSGSSIISPMPQLAQETISLDERMEGIMEKVRAAGFDSFDALVSAYYCGNFGEASFLANEQRLSRNRRLPKVIDDVFQATKHWSAWERRGFQEEILKTAESMLKSEAASAHNPLMAKITPLLDLHEITNQVSTAEALVDLKRSIQDQLPNSWALGMALSFDSRNSWQRDRSNTALATTLLTNFSGRIPNDQLLQIIGACL